The Plasmodium cynomolgi strain B DNA, scaffold: 0002, whole genome shotgun sequence genome includes the window ATGTCGCTCTTCTGTGGATATAATTCTAAAGAATTTATCAATtcgtttatttcttcttctgataattgtttttcatcttcttcaATATTCTCTTGTACAtcatttaattcattttcataaaattcgtCCTTGTTGCTTTTattggtcttttttttacgttttccaaaatttattttcgaGACCACTTGTTCAACACCacgcgtctttttttttgctttatttctATCTGAGATGTCATCTTCACTTGGATATAACTGCGCTAAATTCCTTAAATAATGTTCATGGCTTGAAAGAAGTTGTGAATTGGGTGTATTAGGGAGCAGCGATATGTTCTACGTgaaggtgaaaaagaagttaaaaatgatgGTTAcggctttttattttgcgttCATTGAATTATAAGCAATAAATGATTGTCTCCAATAACTCATTCTAtccaaataaataattccttccaataaatgaacataaaataaaagggtaGTTTAGCTTAGAAAAatgttctatattttttaccgGTAGCATCACGTACACGATGAAAAACATCGATGCAATGGATTGCCCAGGAAGGAAGAGTCTTGCAAAGCTTCTCTTAGAAGAATTCATCTTTAAGATACGGAATTTCtgttataaaatatacttagtaatttatattttttttctttctattTCGTGATactttcaaaataaaacaaaaattgtttatCATATAAAGGAAGATAAcacattattatatttttaaaaccatGAAAAATAGAATGTTCACTTCTATGCAAATTTAATCAGTGGTAATTTGATTAGATTTTCTGCGCTACATTGTAAATAAAAGatattatatatcattaaaaatgctacataaaatataacacagCGGAAATAGACATActaaaaaggagcaaaattaatggaagaaaaaaaggggattataTAAATCTATTACTTTATAATATACAGAATTAGAAGAAggctctttaaaaaaaataaatctaatTGGATATCcttaaataaatgttattttCGGTTTTgtataaacataaaatatgctCTTAAAAAGTCTACAGTTTTCCGATATTTCtattatcatatatatttataattaatgaaaaaggggggacaCCAATTGatgttatgtttttaaataaataattaaaaggaatatataatttaattctCCATGTAAAGGTCGGTCATAAGCTTCTAATGAAAATGGCTcgcaattataatataatataaaatacagaggtaaattttatatatactcaAAATTTGTGTCTACCTACTTCTCAAAATTGGATTCATATGAAATGTATTATTAAAACTTATTGGCAGCAAATTGTTCTAATAATAACGGATTATATAACTTAGAAttatagacaaaaaaaaaaatatattttttttattcactaTGGCTTTAATCTGGGTAATAATTataagggcaaaaaaaatttcaaatataggtatattttattaatgcatttGAAAAACATTGATCTACGGAGAAAAGTAAATATTTGAGAAGGAAAGGCAGAATTTATAGGTAGGATGGAATTATCTAATAgttccatttatttttaaatggaaaaggagcataacaaaattttcgaaattaaatttcatgtagaagaaaaaagcttATACTCTCATCACaacttaataattttaatatatcatatacATTCTACAATATTGCATGTTTATTTAggaatataattaaatttaataatatttaagtTATCTACttacaatattttacttttgctCTTTATAAtttagaacaaaataattagaAATGGATAACAAATATTCGAAAAAGCACTTTTTATTAGAAAACCAACAATTCATTTTGATcataaatgatgaaaatttaaaataaaaggaaaactaTGTAGTGttcataaattaaaaaagtatatatatattcaactcatattttttttctctaccccgcttttaatttgtataatgtaaaaatgtcaTAGCGGATTTtacataacatatattttaaattttataggATTCTTCCAAGCGCAAGGCTCAATTGggggtataaaaaaataatttttctttttaaaaaatatagaatttatcaaaatatatattttcgtttttttttgggggggattTTTATACCAGTTAGTTGttgtttgtaattttttttttgagtttttttatgtttacatTGTTTATggtaaataataattttttttgataagaTCGCGCGGGATTAagttgttattattttaaaaaattgtaataaaaataaataaaaaaaaaatttatttatgcataaacgaaatatattttaatttcctttttgtcagTTTTCCAATTATGATGATTTA containing:
- a CDS encoding hypothetical protein (putative), with the translated sequence MNSSKRSFARLFLPGQSIASMFFIVYVMLPNISLLPNTPNSQLLSSHEHYLRNLAQLYPSEDDISDRNKAKKKTRGVEQVVSKINFGKRKKKTNKSNKDEFYENELNDVQENIEEDEKQLSEEEINELINSLELYPQKSDIRNVWWQVCGNEENKFYDIINHFLTLYDEIKHKYKVRKDTFRKNIWGYFDEVAKTQLPKKENSFEKLLYDLTREKSITKDEFRVLTEQYKSACTELREELFSMCQVEIAQVMMQLPWWKGY